One Sphaerisporangium krabiense DNA segment encodes these proteins:
- a CDS encoding tyrosinase family protein: MGRIRKNHLDMTPEERRRFIGAVLEIKRRGVYDRFVQLHVDVNSKDYIDKDTGKRVGHINPGFLPWHRQYLLELENQLRRVDPSVTLPYWDWTTDQSRDSPLWADDFMGGDGRPEDGMVMTGPFAYPNGWKLKVNVQPAGTEDPALNGHYTVDDREFLIRRIGQKISRLPTPEQLGQTLDLPVYDCDPWDYTSGGVAPYNSFRNHLEGYTNFPWEPAAGKLHGAGHQWVGGHMMYIASPNDPVFFLHHCFIDKCWADWQARHPGVPHYLPVEPTPEVPDVTTSLFPWHTKRVRDLIDHTPYYRYA, encoded by the coding sequence ATGGGCCGCATTCGCAAGAACCACCTGGACATGACTCCGGAGGAGCGGCGCCGTTTCATCGGCGCCGTCCTGGAGATCAAGCGCCGCGGCGTCTACGACCGGTTCGTGCAGCTGCACGTCGACGTCAACTCCAAGGACTACATCGACAAGGACACCGGGAAGCGGGTCGGGCACATCAATCCCGGCTTCCTGCCCTGGCACCGCCAATACCTGCTGGAGCTGGAGAACCAGCTCCGCCGGGTGGACCCGTCGGTCACGCTTCCCTACTGGGACTGGACCACGGACCAGTCCAGGGACTCCCCCTTATGGGCCGACGACTTCATGGGCGGCGACGGCAGGCCCGAGGACGGCATGGTCATGACCGGCCCGTTCGCCTACCCCAACGGCTGGAAGCTGAAGGTCAACGTGCAGCCCGCCGGGACCGAGGACCCGGCGCTCAACGGCCATTACACCGTCGACGACCGCGAGTTCCTGATCCGCCGCATCGGACAGAAGATCTCCCGGCTTCCCACCCCCGAGCAGTTGGGCCAGACCCTGGACCTGCCCGTGTACGACTGCGACCCCTGGGACTACACCTCGGGCGGGGTGGCTCCGTACAACAGCTTCCGCAACCATCTGGAGGGGTACACGAACTTCCCGTGGGAGCCGGCCGCCGGCAAGTTGCACGGCGCCGGCCACCAGTGGGTGGGCGGGCACATGATGTACATCGCCTCGCCCAACGACCCGGTGTTCTTCCTCCACCACTGCTTCATCGACAAGTGCTGGGCGGACTGGCAGGCACGCCACCCCGGCGTGCCGCACTACCTTCCCGTGGAGCCGACCCCGGAGGTCCCCGACGTCACCACGTCGCTCTTCCCGTGGCACACCAAGAGGGTTCGCGACCTCATCGACCACACCCCGTACTACAGGTACGCCTGA
- a CDS encoding carboxylesterase/lipase family protein — MAPRWPRRAFLAAAGATAAAAVPPAGWPGRAAATGPVVVRTTAGPVAGVRAGGCAVFRGLPYAAAPVGPLRFASPRPPRPWRAVRDASRPAPAFLQQDDASSREDALYADAWTPDPHGRRPVLVYVHGGGWQVGSGSLPTYDGARLAVRGDLVVVTFNYRLGPFGFGLHEELGDDATGSCANWGLQDQIALLRWVRDNAPAFGGDPHNVTLCGTSAGGASAWQLTLLPETRDLVRRAIPISACHVWSPATAFTRRDSVRAFETLASRLGVTVAGLRGLPAAAIDREWRRMFAGPPDGHVVPSGREYRGPVPDGRWMRDFDHRSPTPGRPLLVIYTRTEGSFYTGPGSPIPSPPPVDDASLRTAVRRVLGKGLYRVPERLVEECVGAYRAAAAADGLPGDPFSLWTEVWGDALFRHPIVRLSERHAHASAAPQYVMEFAFPFRAPWSGTPHEATSKFLFGTYGLPENVAACGDGPVRRRVSDAFIDVVASFARTGTPSSGSLPRWPVFSPDRPSTLVLGEPGGPRVARTGKAGQLRFWDEIGWPPRP, encoded by the coding sequence ATGGCGCCGAGATGGCCGCGGCGCGCGTTCCTCGCGGCGGCGGGCGCGACGGCCGCCGCGGCCGTACCCCCCGCCGGGTGGCCGGGCCGGGCCGCGGCGACCGGTCCCGTGGTGGTGCGCACCACCGCGGGACCGGTGGCGGGCGTGCGCGCCGGCGGGTGCGCCGTGTTCCGGGGCCTGCCGTACGCCGCCGCGCCCGTCGGGCCGCTGCGCTTCGCCTCGCCGAGGCCCCCGCGCCCCTGGCGGGCGGTCCGCGACGCGAGCCGTCCCGCTCCCGCGTTCCTCCAGCAGGACGACGCCTCCAGCCGCGAGGACGCCCTCTACGCCGACGCCTGGACCCCGGACCCGCATGGCCGCCGCCCGGTGCTCGTCTACGTCCACGGCGGCGGCTGGCAGGTCGGCTCCGGGAGCCTGCCCACCTACGACGGCGCGCGGCTCGCCGTCCGGGGAGACCTGGTCGTCGTCACCTTCAACTACCGGCTCGGCCCCTTCGGGTTCGGCCTGCACGAGGAACTGGGGGACGACGCCACCGGGTCGTGCGCGAACTGGGGCCTGCAGGACCAGATCGCGCTCCTTCGCTGGGTCAGGGACAACGCGCCGGCCTTCGGCGGCGACCCGCACAACGTCACGCTGTGCGGCACGTCGGCCGGCGGCGCCTCGGCCTGGCAGCTCACGCTCCTGCCCGAGACACGCGACCTCGTGCGCCGGGCGATCCCCATCAGCGCCTGTCACGTCTGGAGCCCGGCCACGGCGTTCACCCGGCGCGACTCCGTGCGCGCGTTCGAGACGCTGGCCTCCCGGCTCGGCGTCACCGTCGCGGGTCTGCGCGGGCTGCCGGCGGCCGCGATCGACCGGGAGTGGCGGCGGATGTTCGCCGGTCCGCCGGACGGTCACGTGGTGCCGAGCGGCCGCGAGTACCGGGGGCCGGTGCCGGACGGGCGGTGGATGCGCGACTTCGACCACCGGTCGCCCACGCCCGGACGGCCCCTCCTGGTGATCTACACGCGCACCGAGGGATCCTTCTACACCGGGCCGGGCTCGCCGATCCCGTCGCCGCCGCCGGTCGACGACGCCTCCCTGCGGACGGCGGTGCGGCGCGTGCTCGGCAAAGGGCTGTACCGGGTGCCGGAGCGCCTGGTGGAGGAGTGCGTCGGCGCCTACCGGGCGGCGGCGGCCGCTGACGGCCTGCCGGGCGACCCGTTCTCGTTGTGGACGGAGGTCTGGGGTGACGCCCTGTTCCGTCACCCGATCGTGCGGCTGAGCGAACGGCACGCCCACGCGAGCGCCGCACCGCAGTACGTCATGGAGTTCGCGTTCCCGTTCCGCGCCCCGTGGTCCGGCACCCCGCACGAGGCGACCTCGAAGTTCCTCTTCGGGACCTACGGCCTTCCCGAGAACGTCGCGGCGTGCGGCGACGGGCCCGTGCGACGGCGGGTGAGCGACGCGTTCATCGACGTCGTCGCGTCCTTCGCCCGTACGGGGACGCCGTCGTCGGGATCGCTGCCGCGGTGGCCCGTGTTCTCTCCTGACCGGCCCAGCACCCTGGTGCTCGGGGAGCCCGGCGGGCCGCGCGTGGCGAGGACAGGGAAGGCCGGGCAGCTGCGTTTCTGGGACGAGATCGGCTGGCCGCCGAGGCCGTGA
- a CDS encoding FAD-binding oxidoreductase, with the protein MASARSLDPASLAAEVRGPVFLPGRDGYDVERQGFNTLLDHRPRLIVGVTGTRDVVAAVRFATAHGLPVAVQATGHGAAAPLDDAVLVSTRRMTGLRVDPHRRTARIEAGVRWEKVIHEAAAFGLAPLNGSSPLVGAVSYTLGGGLGVLARTFGYAADHVRAVDIVTADGVPRQVDAEREPDLFWGLRGGKGNFGVVTSIEVGLVPVSRLYGGTLTFAGASAPEVLGRWLEWTAGVPEEMNSSIALVRLPDDPGIRTELRGRFLTQVRIAFAGPADLGAALVAPLRGIAPRVLDTVAEMPYTDVASIHADPVRPYSYHERTMMTRDLDQDAAGVLLGVAGPGADRSLGLVELRHLGGALGRAPAGGNAVGNREARYCLFTVAPGGPRDGRGHADDLLLKRMRRWSTGGRYLNFLDASATPDDVRAAYAPGTYERLAGLKAAYDPDNVFRLNHNIPPAVRCAVAR; encoded by the coding sequence GTGGCTTCCGCTCGTTCGCTCGACCCGGCGTCGCTCGCCGCGGAGGTCCGCGGGCCGGTGTTCCTCCCCGGACGGGACGGCTACGACGTCGAGCGGCAGGGGTTCAACACCCTGCTCGACCACCGCCCGCGGCTGATCGTCGGCGTGACCGGCACCAGGGACGTGGTGGCCGCCGTGCGCTTCGCCACCGCGCACGGGCTGCCGGTGGCGGTCCAGGCGACCGGGCACGGGGCCGCCGCGCCGCTCGACGACGCCGTGCTGGTCTCCACCCGCCGGATGACGGGCCTGCGCGTCGACCCGCACCGGCGCACCGCGCGCATCGAGGCCGGGGTGCGCTGGGAGAAGGTCATCCACGAGGCCGCCGCGTTCGGACTGGCCCCGCTCAACGGCTCGTCCCCGCTCGTCGGCGCCGTCTCCTACACGCTGGGCGGCGGGCTCGGGGTGCTGGCCCGCACGTTCGGCTACGCCGCCGACCACGTGCGCGCCGTCGACATCGTGACCGCCGACGGCGTCCCGCGCCAGGTCGACGCCGAGCGCGAGCCGGACCTTTTCTGGGGCCTGCGCGGCGGGAAGGGGAACTTCGGCGTCGTCACCTCGATCGAGGTCGGGCTGGTGCCGGTCAGCCGCCTGTACGGAGGGACGCTGACCTTCGCCGGCGCGTCCGCGCCCGAGGTGCTGGGGCGGTGGCTGGAATGGACGGCGGGGGTTCCCGAGGAGATGAACTCCTCGATCGCGCTCGTGCGCCTGCCCGACGACCCCGGCATCAGGACGGAGCTGCGCGGTCGCTTCCTCACGCAGGTCCGGATCGCCTTCGCCGGCCCCGCGGACCTCGGCGCGGCGCTGGTCGCCCCGTTACGCGGCATCGCCCCGCGCGTCCTGGACACCGTCGCGGAGATGCCCTACACCGACGTCGCGTCCATTCACGCGGACCCGGTGCGGCCGTACTCCTACCACGAACGCACCATGATGACGCGCGACCTGGACCAGGACGCGGCCGGCGTCCTGCTCGGGGTCGCCGGCCCCGGAGCCGACCGCAGCCTCGGGCTCGTGGAACTGCGGCATCTGGGCGGCGCGCTCGGGCGGGCGCCGGCGGGAGGCAACGCCGTGGGGAACCGCGAGGCGCGGTACTGCCTGTTCACCGTCGCGCCCGGCGGGCCACGCGACGGACGCGGGCACGCGGACGACCTGCTGCTGAAGCGGATGCGGCGCTGGTCCACCGGAGGCCGGTACCTCAACTTCCTGGACGCCTCGGCGACCCCCGACGACGTGCGCGCGGCCTACGCGCCGGGGACCTACGAGCGGCTGGCCGGGCTCAAGGCCGCGTACGACCCGGACAACGTGTTCCGCCTCAACCACAACATCCCTCCGGCGGTCCGCTGCGCGGTGGCGCGATGA
- a CDS encoding LuxR C-terminal-related transcriptional regulator gives MSGNGGLPVAVARKVTALARELDEVPDALTLFSRASEHLRAIVPFDAAVWRATDPMTGMMTSPIRVENLSQDGCSVYWESELLTENVNLFSDLARAEVPAAGLHAATGGLPGRSTLYQAFLRPRGLKDELRAVARTDGHPWGQISLFRADGNRVFGADDLAVLHRVSAIMARRLRSFAEPRVDPEAGPTPSDGLGPGLLCFDPSGRLVSINDEAHGFLREIAELGAEPASPTALGVTVPAWIHSTVSKARAIAAGRDKGCARLRVRGRHGRWLVCHASCLRGADGELGASVVVIERAPISEVASLMVRAYQLTDRELEITQLIARGMGTVEICEKLFISPHTVRDHVKSIFQKVRVTSRGELVAKLFTEHYAPLSEGREQRVFG, from the coding sequence ATGAGCGGTAACGGCGGACTGCCCGTGGCCGTGGCGCGGAAGGTGACGGCACTGGCGCGCGAGCTCGACGAGGTGCCCGACGCGCTGACGCTGTTCTCGCGCGCCTCGGAGCACCTGCGCGCGATCGTCCCCTTCGACGCGGCGGTGTGGCGGGCGACCGACCCGATGACCGGCATGATGACCTCGCCGATCCGGGTGGAGAACCTCAGCCAGGACGGCTGCTCGGTGTACTGGGAGTCCGAGCTGCTGACCGAGAACGTCAACCTCTTCAGCGACCTGGCGCGCGCCGAGGTCCCCGCGGCCGGGTTGCACGCGGCGACCGGCGGGCTGCCCGGTCGCAGCACCCTGTACCAGGCGTTCCTGCGGCCGCGCGGCCTCAAGGACGAGCTGCGCGCGGTGGCGCGGACGGACGGGCACCCGTGGGGGCAGATCAGCCTGTTCCGCGCGGACGGCAACCGCGTCTTCGGAGCCGACGACCTGGCCGTCCTGCACCGGGTGTCGGCGATCATGGCCCGCCGGCTGCGGTCGTTCGCCGAACCGCGGGTGGACCCCGAGGCCGGGCCGACGCCCAGCGACGGGCTCGGCCCCGGGTTGCTGTGCTTCGACCCGTCGGGACGGCTGGTGTCCATCAACGACGAGGCGCACGGCTTCCTGCGCGAGATCGCCGAGCTCGGCGCGGAACCGGCCAGTCCCACCGCCCTCGGCGTGACGGTGCCCGCGTGGATCCACAGCACGGTGAGCAAGGCCCGGGCCATCGCCGCGGGCCGGGACAAGGGATGCGCGCGCCTCAGGGTCCGGGGCCGGCACGGCCGGTGGCTGGTGTGCCACGCCTCCTGCCTGCGCGGCGCGGACGGCGAGCTGGGCGCCTCGGTGGTGGTGATCGAGCGCGCTCCGATCTCGGAGGTCGCGTCGTTGATGGTGCGCGCGTACCAGCTCACCGACCGCGAACTGGAGATCACTCAGCTCATCGCGCGGGGCATGGGGACCGTGGAGATCTGCGAGAAGCTGTTCATCTCCCCGCACACGGTCCGCGACCACGTGAAGTCCATCTTCCAGAAGGTGCGGGTCACCAGCCGCGGCGAGCTCGTCGCCAAGCTGTTCACCGAGCACTACGCCCCGCTGAGCGAGGGCAGGGAACAGCGCGTCTTCGGCTGA
- a CDS encoding NADPH-dependent F420 reductase: MTVSVIGAGAMGRAIAHRYVLAGERVILTDLRADRAIRVAAETGAEMVTDVRAALRADVVTLALGYREALDLVTAHSSGLTGLVLVDTTNPFDGFAAGPDRHGAFSVAERLARAAPRTSVVKAFNTLCAAALLAGSIDDAQPDVFVAADDDAAKATVIEIVDRTGLRALDSGGLRNARALEQMAVLCVELITRLGLRPQAAMKFLPTW, from the coding sequence ATGACGGTCAGCGTCATCGGAGCCGGGGCCATGGGCCGCGCGATCGCCCACCGGTACGTCCTCGCCGGAGAGCGGGTCATCCTGACGGACCTGCGGGCCGACCGCGCGATCCGGGTCGCGGCGGAGACGGGGGCCGAAATGGTGACCGACGTCCGGGCCGCGCTGCGCGCGGACGTCGTCACCCTCGCCCTCGGATACCGCGAAGCCCTCGACCTCGTCACCGCGCACAGCTCCGGGCTGACCGGCCTGGTGCTGGTGGACACCACCAACCCGTTCGACGGCTTCGCCGCCGGGCCGGACCGGCACGGCGCGTTCAGCGTCGCCGAACGGCTCGCGCGGGCGGCTCCGCGGACCTCGGTGGTCAAGGCGTTCAACACCCTCTGCGCCGCGGCCCTGCTGGCGGGGAGCATCGACGACGCCCAGCCGGACGTGTTCGTCGCCGCGGACGACGACGCCGCCAAGGCCACGGTCATCGAGATCGTGGACCGGACCGGACTGCGCGCGCTGGACTCCGGGGGGTTGCGCAACGCCAGGGCCCTGGAGCAGATGGCGGTGCTCTGCGTCGAGCTCATCACCCGGCTGGGCCTGCGCCCGCAGGCCGCCATGAAGTTCCTGCCCACCTGGTGA
- a CDS encoding tyrosinase family oxidase copper chaperone has product MLNRREVILRGAALAAGVGGIGTIGYLRAVDGPAAADPRAAHSAPVYAERYKGRAIEVHEKASGPEVYVDGTRLHLMRLGEGAYLSSMCHYEILRSPLQAARAAVNELDGAKLLDLGAGHGAHTA; this is encoded by the coding sequence ATGCTCAACAGACGAGAGGTCATCCTGCGGGGGGCCGCGCTGGCGGCCGGCGTGGGAGGCATCGGAACCATCGGCTACCTCAGGGCCGTGGACGGCCCTGCGGCCGCGGACCCCCGGGCCGCTCACTCCGCGCCCGTGTACGCGGAGCGGTACAAGGGCCGCGCCATAGAGGTCCACGAGAAGGCGTCCGGTCCCGAGGTCTACGTGGACGGCACGCGGCTGCACCTGATGAGGCTCGGCGAGGGCGCCTACCTGAGCTCCATGTGTCACTACGAGATCCTCCGCAGCCCCCTGCAGGCCGCGCGGGCCGCGGTGAACGAGCTGGACGGCGCGAAGCTGCTGGATCTCGGGGCCGGGCACGGCGCCCACACGGCGTGA
- the asnB gene encoding asparagine synthase (glutamine-hydrolyzing), translated as MCGIAGWVSYSRDLTRHPGELDAMVATMALRGPDAGGVWRGPHAALGHRRLAVIDLEGGAQPMAAEDAGQVSAVITYSGEVYNFRELRDELRRRGHGFRTASDTEVVLRAYLEWGVGFAERLNGMFAFAIWDARTEELLLVRDRMGVKPLFYHVTEDGVLFGSEHKAILAHPAAEAVVDLDGLREVFGLTMTPEHAVLRDVRAVRPGGIVRVSRGGVRKTRYWRLESRRHTDDLATTVRTVREILEDTVRRQLIADVPLCSLLSGGLDSSAVTALAARGLADETGRKVRTFSVDFAGHSERFRPNAVWESPDAPYVADAVRHIGADHEDIVLDNADLLSPGVRGAVRRALDLPTVTGDMEYSLYLLFQAVRKRSTVALSGESADELFGGYNHFHDPAVLRSATFPWHLPFRRAGGQEALRAIGLWDALELESHIEQRYKEAIAEIPDLDGESPDEARMREIGYLHLTRFVTFLLDRKDRVSMATGLEVRVPFCDHRLVEYVFNAPWAMKTFDGREKSLLRAATEDLLPRSVVERKKSPYPSTQDVAYESALRERVAALAASDSPVFDLVDRRGLRGLLDRPPGAFAIGGPYSARAVLERLIDLDLWFREDGVRPAGRVR; from the coding sequence ATGTGTGGAATAGCCGGCTGGGTCTCCTACTCGCGAGATCTGACGAGGCATCCCGGCGAACTCGACGCCATGGTCGCGACGATGGCCCTTCGCGGACCCGACGCCGGCGGGGTGTGGCGCGGCCCGCACGCCGCGCTGGGGCATCGGCGGCTGGCCGTCATCGACCTGGAGGGCGGCGCGCAGCCGATGGCGGCCGAGGACGCCGGGCAGGTCTCGGCGGTCATCACCTACAGCGGCGAGGTGTACAACTTCCGCGAGCTGCGTGACGAACTGCGCCGCCGGGGCCACGGCTTCCGCACGGCCAGTGACACCGAGGTCGTCCTGCGCGCGTACCTGGAGTGGGGCGTGGGCTTCGCCGAGCGCCTGAACGGGATGTTCGCCTTCGCGATCTGGGACGCGCGGACCGAGGAACTGCTGCTGGTCCGCGACCGGATGGGGGTCAAGCCGCTCTTCTACCACGTCACCGAGGACGGCGTCCTGTTCGGCTCGGAGCACAAGGCGATCCTCGCCCATCCGGCGGCCGAGGCGGTGGTGGACCTGGACGGCCTGCGCGAGGTGTTCGGGCTCACCATGACACCGGAGCACGCCGTCCTGCGCGACGTGCGCGCGGTGCGGCCGGGCGGGATCGTGCGCGTCTCCCGCGGCGGTGTGCGCAAGACCCGGTACTGGCGGCTCGAGTCGCGCCGGCACACCGACGACCTCGCCACCACCGTCCGCACCGTCCGCGAGATCCTGGAGGACACCGTCCGGCGGCAGCTCATCGCCGACGTGCCGCTGTGTTCGCTGCTCTCCGGCGGCCTGGACTCCAGCGCGGTGACCGCGCTGGCCGCGCGCGGCCTGGCCGACGAGACGGGGAGGAAGGTGCGCACCTTCTCCGTCGACTTCGCCGGGCACAGCGAACGCTTCCGGCCGAACGCGGTGTGGGAGAGCCCGGACGCGCCGTACGTCGCGGACGCGGTGCGGCACATCGGCGCCGACCACGAGGACATCGTCCTGGACAACGCCGACCTGCTGAGCCCGGGCGTGCGCGGGGCGGTGCGCAGGGCACTGGACCTGCCCACGGTCACCGGGGACATGGAGTACTCCCTCTACCTGCTCTTCCAGGCGGTACGCAAGAGGTCCACCGTGGCGCTGTCCGGCGAGTCCGCCGACGAGCTGTTCGGCGGCTACAACCACTTCCACGACCCCGCGGTGCTCCGGTCGGCGACGTTCCCCTGGCACCTTCCGTTCCGGCGGGCCGGAGGCCAGGAGGCGCTGCGCGCGATCGGGCTGTGGGACGCCCTGGAGCTGGAGAGCCACATCGAGCAGCGGTACAAGGAGGCCATCGCGGAGATCCCCGACCTGGACGGCGAGTCGCCGGACGAGGCGCGCATGCGCGAGATCGGCTACCTGCACCTGACGCGCTTCGTCACCTTCCTGCTGGACCGCAAGGACCGCGTCAGCATGGCGACCGGGCTGGAGGTCCGCGTCCCGTTCTGCGACCACAGGCTCGTCGAGTACGTCTTCAACGCGCCCTGGGCGATGAAGACCTTCGACGGCAGGGAGAAGAGCCTGCTGCGCGCGGCCACCGAGGACCTGCTGCCGCGGTCCGTCGTCGAGCGCAAGAAGAGTCCCTATCCCTCCACGCAGGACGTGGCCTACGAGTCCGCGTTACGGGAGCGCGTCGCCGCGCTCGCCGCGAGCGACTCCCCGGTCTTCGACCTGGTCGACCGCCGCGGGCTGCGCGGGCTGCTGGACCGCCCGCCGGGCGCGTTCGCCATCGGCGGGCCCTACAGCGCACGCGCCGTCCTGGAGCGCCTCATCGACCTGGACCTGTGGTTCCGCGAGGACGGCGTCCGGCCGGCCGGCAGGGTCCGCTGA